The following coding sequences lie in one Zingiber officinale cultivar Zhangliang chromosome 2B, Zo_v1.1, whole genome shotgun sequence genomic window:
- the LOC122048919 gene encoding uncharacterized protein LOC122048919 encodes MSNAFEYRWSQRGYRRLSSQQHSFDLAENIEMTAVTTTTTTTTSFPRTLKRSKTTRDVKAHPVMRILQAPSKKETTRPEFLRYLEYVREAGSWDPTSDKPTIYLSRATRVLKFHIFTVHL; translated from the coding sequence ATGTCGAATGCTTTCGAGTACCGCTGGAGCCAGCGAGGCTACCGTCGCCTCTCGTCCCAACAGCACTCCTTCGACTTGGCGGAGAACATCGAGATGACGGCAGTAACGACGACAACGACAACAACGACATCTTTTCCGAGGACGCTGAAGAGGTCGAAGACTACTAGGGACGTGAAAGCGCATCCGGTGATGAGGATCCTGCAAGCACCATCAAAGAAGGAGACGACGAGGCCGGAGTTCCTAAGGTACTTGGAGTATGTGAGGGAGGCCGGTTCGTGGGATCCTACCTCCGACAAGCCGACCATTTACTTAAGTAGAGCAACTCGTGTTCTTAAGTTCCATATTTTTACCGTGCATTTATAA